The DNA window GCGCCCGCCACCTGGACGACCTCATCAACGCGGCGCGGGCGCGTGACGCCGAGGTGGCCAGGCAGGCGCAGGGCGCCTCCTACGCCGGCGAGCCCGACCCCTACCGCAAGCCGGAGGAGGACGACGAGTTCGCCGACGTCCAGGGGGCCGAGCGCGCGGCCGGGGACGACCAGGCGTGACGCCCGACGTACGTGACCGGGCCGGCCGGCCGCCGGGCACCCGGGCGGGTGCGGGCTGCGGCATCCCGGAGAGCGCGTGGAACCGGGCGCTGCGGCTGATCGACTCGGCCGACGAGATCGGGCTGGCCTGCCACGTCACGCCCGACGGCGACGCGCTCGGCTCCATGCTGGCCGTGGCGTTCACGCTGCGCGCCATGGGCAAGCGGGTGAGCGCGTCGTTCGGAGACCGGCACTTCGCGGTGCCGCGCCTGCTGCGGTTCCTGCCCGGCCAGGAGATGCTGGTGCCGCCGGCCGAGTTCCCCGCCGCGCCCGAGCTGGTGATCACCTTCGACTCCTCGACGTTCGAGCGGCTGGGGCTGCTCAGCGGCAACACCGCGCGGGCGGCCGAGGTCATCGTGGTCGACCACCATCCGGCCGGCGCCGGGTTCGGCACGCTCGGCCTCGTCGATCCTCACGCCGCCGCCACGGCGATGCTGGCCGAGCAGCTCATCTACCGGCTCGGCGGGCGGCTCGACCGCGACATCGCCACGTGCCTCTACGCGGGCCTGGTCACCGACACCGGCTCGTTCCGCTACTCGTCCACGACCCCGGCCGTGCACCAGATGGCGGCCCGGCTGGTCGCGACGGGGCTGCGCACCGACGAGATCGCCCGCGAGCTGTGGGACCGCTCGCCGTTCGCCTACCTCAAGGTGCTGGCGGCGGCGCTCGACCGGGTGCGGCTGGAGGACGGCCTGGTCTGGACGTACGTCACCCGGGTCGACCGGGCCGCGTACGGGCTCCCGTACGTGGAGATCGAGGGCATCATCGACGTCGTGCGCCGCACCGACGAGGCCGAGGTGGCGGTCGTGCTCAAGGAGGACGACGAGGGCGCCTGGCAGGTGTCCACCAGGTCCAAGGGCGCCGTCGACGTGGGGGCCGCGTGCGCGGCCCTCGGCGGCGGCGGCCATCACAACGCGGCCGGCTACACCTCGCACGACGGCGTCGAGGACACCATGGCCGCACTCAGGCGAGAGCTGGGAAAGGCGTAGATGGCCGAGAGCGGTCTGATCATCGTCGACAAGCCGGGCGAGTGGACCTCCCATGACGTGGTGGCCAGGATGCGGCGCCTGTCGGGCACCCGCCGCGTGGGCCACGCCGGCACGCTCGACCCGATGGCGACGGGCGTGCTGGTGGTCGGCGTGGAGAAGGCCACCCGGCTGCTCGGTCACCTGACGCTGACCGAGAAGGTGTACGAGGCGACCATCCGGCTCGGCGTCACCACCAACACCGACGACGCCGAGGGCGAGGTCACCGCGACCGCCTCGGCGGCCGGCGTCACCGCGGAGGAGGTCCGCAAGGGCGTCGAGGCGCTGACGGGCCCCATCATGCAGGTGCCGCCGCAGGTCAGCGCCATCAAGGTCAACGGGCGGCGGGCCTACAAGAAGGCCCGCGCGGGCGAGGAGGTCGAGCTGGCCGCCCGGCCGGTCACGGTGCGGGCCTTCGACGTGCTCGGCGTGCGCGCCCACGACGACGTGGTCGACGTGGACGCCGTCGTCACCTGCTCCAGCGGCACCTACATCCGCTCGCTGGCCCGCGACCTCGGGGCCGGGCTCGGCGTCGGCGGCCATCTGACGCGGCTGCGCCGCACCCGCGTCGGCCCGTACGACGTGTCGCAGGCGCGGACGCTCGACGAGCTCGCCGAGCGGTGCGTGATCCTGCCCATCGGGGAGGCGGTCGCCGCGGCGTTCCCGCGCCGCGACGTCACCGCGGAGGAGGCGAGGACCGTCGGCCACGGCGGCCGGTTGCCCGCCGCCGGGCTGGGCGACGGGCCGATCGGCGTGTTCGGCCCGGACGGCACGCTGCTGGCGCTGGTCGAGGAGCAGGGCCGGACGGCCAGGCCGATCGCGGTCTTCGTCTAGGAAGGCTTGGCGGCGACGATGACGTCGCGCACGATCGCCTGGTCCACCCAGTGCTCGAAGTCGGGGTAGTCCATGACCCGCAGGCCGGCGGCGGTCAGGATGGCGGCGAGCTCCTCGCGCTTGCCGCCGTAGGTGTTCCAGGCGATGCCCATGGCGCCGCCGGGCCGCAGCAGCTCCGCCCAGACCGGCACCGCCTGGCGCAGCAGCTCCAGCGGGCTGCGTGACAGCCCCGAGCCGCCCCTGCTGCCGTGCTGGACGCCGTAGGGCGCGTCGGTCACCACCAGGTCGAACGAGCGCGGCTTGAAGAACTCCCTGCTCCGGAGCGTGTCGGCGTTGACCACGGCGAGGTGCTGCACGTCGCCGGCCTTGACCGCCTCCTTCGACAGCCCGAACGTGACGTTGAGCCGCCGCCCGGCCAGCGCCCGCTCGCGGCGCACCGGCACGACCTCGGCGGTGTGCTTGAGCCGCTTGTTGCGCAGCCAGGTCTTGATGAAGCCGGTGTAGGCCTCGAAGTCCTTGGCGTCGACGTCGAGGCCGTAGGCGTCGTAGCCGTACATGAGGGCCTGGTTGAGGGTGGTGCCCCGGCCGCAGAGCGGGTCGAACACCGACAGCCGCTCGCCGAGGCCCTTGCCCGAGGCCAGCGCGGTGACGTTGAGCAGCAGCTTGGTGAAGTGCTCGTTGGTCTTGCCGGCGTATTTCTGGATGGTGATGAGGTCGCTGCTCAGCCGGTCGAGCGGCCGCACCGGCAGCGGGCGCAGCAGCGGCTCGCCCTTCTCCTCGCCCTCGACGGCGAAGAGCGCGTAGACCGACGACAGGTTGGACAGCAGCGCGACGTCCCACTCCGCGAGCGGCGCGGCCGTCTCGAACGTCACGTAGGGGACGCCGCCGAACGCGTGCTCCTCGCTCCCGGACGGCTCCGCCCGCAGCCCGCGCGCGCCGAAGACGGCCAGCTCGCTCCTCGTCAGCCGCACGGAGCTGTCGGCGTAGACCCGGTTGAACGCCGGCAGGATCAGAAGCGCGTATCGAGGCATGATGGCCGAGTGTAGCCCCCTCGGTTGGAGGTCACGGCCAGGCGCGTGGCAGGCTTGTGGGGTTCGGTTTGCGACGAGCGAATGGGGTCCGGCGTGCAGGGTTCGGGTAGGTCTGTCGTCACCGTCGGCGTGTACGACGGGGTGCACCGGGGCCACCAGCGGGTCATCGGGCGGGCCGTGGCCGTCGCGCGCGAGCGTGGGCTGCCCGCCGTGGCCGTCACCTTCGAGCCGCATCCCGACGAGGTCGTGCGCCCCGGGACGCGCCCGGCCCGGCTGACCGGCGCCCGGCGGCGCGCCGAGCTGCTGCGCGTGCTCGGCGTGGACGACGTCGAGGTGGTGCCGTTCACGCTGGAGCTGTCGCGCGCCAGCGCGGCCGAGTTCGCGCAGACGGTGCTGGCCGAGCGGCTGCGGGCGGCGGTCGTGGTCGTGGGGGAGGGGTTCGCCTTCGGGCGGGACGCCGGCGGCGACGTCGAGACTCTGCGCGCGCTGGGCGACAAGTACGACTTCACCGTCGAGGTCATGCCCCGGGTGACCGGCGTGTCCTCGACCGGCGTCCGTGAGCGCATCGC is part of the Nonomuraea coxensis DSM 45129 genome and encodes:
- a CDS encoding DHH family phosphoesterase; the encoded protein is MTPDVRDRAGRPPGTRAGAGCGIPESAWNRALRLIDSADEIGLACHVTPDGDALGSMLAVAFTLRAMGKRVSASFGDRHFAVPRLLRFLPGQEMLVPPAEFPAAPELVITFDSSTFERLGLLSGNTARAAEVIVVDHHPAGAGFGTLGLVDPHAAATAMLAEQLIYRLGGRLDRDIATCLYAGLVTDTGSFRYSSTTPAVHQMAARLVATGLRTDEIARELWDRSPFAYLKVLAAALDRVRLEDGLVWTYVTRVDRAAYGLPYVEIEGIIDVVRRTDEAEVAVVLKEDDEGAWQVSTRSKGAVDVGAACAALGGGGHHNAAGYTSHDGVEDTMAALRRELGKA
- the truB gene encoding tRNA pseudouridine(55) synthase TruB gives rise to the protein MAESGLIIVDKPGEWTSHDVVARMRRLSGTRRVGHAGTLDPMATGVLVVGVEKATRLLGHLTLTEKVYEATIRLGVTTNTDDAEGEVTATASAAGVTAEEVRKGVEALTGPIMQVPPQVSAIKVNGRRAYKKARAGEEVELAARPVTVRAFDVLGVRAHDDVVDVDAVVTCSSGTYIRSLARDLGAGLGVGGHLTRLRRTRVGPYDVSQARTLDELAERCVILPIGEAVAAAFPRRDVTAEEARTVGHGGRLPAAGLGDGPIGVFGPDGTLLALVEEQGRTARPIAVFV
- a CDS encoding TRM11 family SAM-dependent methyltransferase — translated: MPRYALLILPAFNRVYADSSVRLTRSELAVFGARGLRAEPSGSEEHAFGGVPYVTFETAAPLAEWDVALLSNLSSVYALFAVEGEEKGEPLLRPLPVRPLDRLSSDLITIQKYAGKTNEHFTKLLLNVTALASGKGLGERLSVFDPLCGRGTTLNQALMYGYDAYGLDVDAKDFEAYTGFIKTWLRNKRLKHTAEVVPVRRERALAGRRLNVTFGLSKEAVKAGDVQHLAVVNADTLRSREFFKPRSFDLVVTDAPYGVQHGSRGGSGLSRSPLELLRQAVPVWAELLRPGGAMGIAWNTYGGKREELAAILTAAGLRVMDYPDFEHWVDQAIVRDVIVAAKPS
- a CDS encoding bifunctional riboflavin kinase/FAD synthetase; this encodes MGSGVQGSGRSVVTVGVYDGVHRGHQRVIGRAVAVARERGLPAVAVTFEPHPDEVVRPGTRPARLTGARRRAELLRVLGVDDVEVVPFTLELSRASAAEFAQTVLAERLRAAVVVVGEGFAFGRDAGGDVETLRALGDKYDFTVEVMPRVTGVSSTGVRERIAAGDVEGAAELLGRPHRVEGVVVRGYQRGRQLGFPTANVETPPHTAIPADGVYAGWLECVPVANLPELYPGERWPAAISVGTNPTFEGVPRTVEAYALDRDDLELYGAHVAVDFAARLRGNTRFESIEALVEQIQADVEAARRLTG